Proteins encoded within one genomic window of Bacillus sp. F19:
- the rlmD gene encoding 23S rRNA (uracil(1939)-C(5))-methyltransferase RlmD — MTKATPPVQKNEYYDVTFEDLTHDGSGVAKIEGYPIFVPNALPNEKGQIKVTKINKGYAFGRLVELHEESSERTDAPCPIYKQCGGCQLQHLSYQGQLDFKQKQVKEVLTRIGKLNLDNVTVHPTLGMEDPWNYRNKAQVPVGEREGGLVAGFYQQRSHEIIDMEQCLIQQSENDEVVAAIKAIAARHGIRAYDERKNKGWLRHIMVRYGIVTKEMMVVFVTRTLDFPNKKAIIDDITSQFPAIKSIVQNINPKRTNVIFGDQTTVLWGEEYIYDYIGDIKFAISARSFYQVNPEQTKVLYDQALEYADLSGEESVIDAYCGIGTISLFLAQKAKKVFGVEIVPEAIEDAKRNAALNGIENAEFAIGEAEVVIPKWYEEGNAADVIVVDPPRKGCDEALLQTILDMKPKKVVYVSCNPATLARDLRVLEDGGYATVEVQPVDMFPHTTHVEVVSSLVKQ, encoded by the coding sequence ATGACAAAGGCGACCCCGCCCGTACAAAAAAATGAATACTACGACGTTACCTTTGAAGACCTTACACATGACGGATCAGGTGTTGCCAAAATCGAAGGATATCCAATCTTCGTACCAAACGCCCTTCCAAACGAAAAAGGTCAAATCAAAGTCACAAAAATAAATAAAGGCTATGCATTCGGACGCCTTGTCGAGCTCCACGAAGAAAGCTCGGAACGCACCGATGCCCCATGCCCGATCTATAAACAATGCGGCGGCTGTCAGCTTCAGCACTTAAGCTACCAGGGCCAGCTCGACTTCAAACAAAAGCAAGTAAAAGAAGTACTCACAAGAATCGGCAAGCTGAACTTAGACAACGTTACCGTTCACCCGACACTTGGCATGGAAGACCCATGGAACTACCGCAACAAAGCACAGGTCCCAGTCGGAGAACGCGAAGGCGGACTAGTAGCCGGTTTCTACCAGCAGCGCTCCCACGAAATCATAGACATGGAGCAATGCCTCATCCAGCAAAGCGAAAACGATGAAGTCGTCGCAGCCATCAAAGCCATTGCTGCCCGTCACGGCATTCGTGCTTACGACGAACGGAAAAACAAAGGCTGGCTCCGCCACATCATGGTCCGCTACGGTATCGTCACAAAGGAAATGATGGTCGTCTTCGTCACAAGAACACTCGATTTCCCAAACAAAAAAGCCATCATCGACGATATCACATCCCAATTCCCAGCCATCAAGTCCATCGTCCAAAACATCAACCCAAAACGCACAAACGTCATCTTCGGCGACCAAACAACTGTGCTCTGGGGCGAAGAATACATTTACGATTACATTGGGGACATCAAGTTTGCCATTTCGGCAAGATCGTTTTATCAGGTTAACCCTGAGCAGACGAAAGTTCTTTATGATCAAGCGTTGGAGTATGCAGACTTGAGCGGCGAGGAATCTGTTATTGATGCTTACTGTGGAATTGGAACGATATCACTGTTCTTAGCGCAGAAAGCTAAAAAGGTTTTCGGTGTAGAGATTGTGCCTGAAGCCATTGAAGATGCAAAACGCAATGCAGCATTGAACGGAATTGAAAATGCTGAGTTTGCAATAGGTGAAGCTGAAGTAGTCATTCCAAAGTGGTATGAAGAAGGGAATGCAGCGGATGTTATTGTTGTCGATCCGCCTCGTAAAGGGTGCGATGAAGCCTTGCTGCAGACGATTTTGGATATGAAACCGAAAAAAGTAGTATATGTTAGCTGTAATCCAGCGACACTAGCAAGAGATTTACGGGTGTTAGAGGATGGGGGATACGCTACGGTGGAAGTGCAGCCTGTAGACATGTTTCCGCATACTACTCACGTGGAAGTTGTGAGCAGCCTAGTCAAACAGTGA
- a CDS encoding VOC family protein, with product MGRLVHFEIHVNDMERAKKFYGEVFGWSFQDWSDYAGMPYFGAVTGNEDEPGIDGALMQRQSAPPETNQPLNGFACTMGVENYDLTEAEIIENGGKVAMPKYALPGMAWQGYYIDTEGNTFGIHQPDVNAK from the coding sequence ATGGGAAGATTAGTTCATTTCGAAATTCATGTGAATGACATGGAACGGGCAAAGAAGTTTTATGGAGAGGTATTCGGATGGTCATTTCAAGATTGGAGTGATTATGCAGGAATGCCTTACTTTGGTGCAGTGACTGGCAATGAGGATGAACCTGGGATCGATGGTGCTTTGATGCAGAGGCAAAGTGCTCCGCCGGAAACAAACCAGCCTTTAAATGGATTTGCTTGTACAATGGGAGTGGAAAATTACGATTTAACGGAAGCTGAAATTATTGAGAATGGCGGCAAGGTTGCAATGCCCAAATATGCGCTGCCTGGAATGGCGTGGCAAGGATACTATATTGATACCGAAGGCAATACATTCGGAATTCATCAACCCGATGTAAATGCAAAATAG
- a CDS encoding MmcQ/YjbR family DNA-binding protein — MRNICLALPEAVELIDGFGHNTFKINGKSFVISGESEKGFSMSFKSDRETQELLLQKEHFFKTPYIGHHGWVSILNPDGEDWDELTDLIQEAYLRAAPKRLVKKWIELHKK, encoded by the coding sequence GTGCGCAATATCTGTCTCGCACTGCCCGAAGCTGTTGAACTAATCGACGGTTTCGGTCACAATACGTTTAAAATCAATGGAAAATCATTCGTGATATCAGGTGAAAGCGAGAAAGGATTCAGCATGTCGTTCAAGTCAGATCGGGAAACTCAAGAATTATTGCTGCAGAAAGAGCATTTTTTCAAAACTCCATATATAGGGCATCACGGCTGGGTATCTATTCTAAATCCGGATGGGGAAGACTGGGATGAATTGACCGATCTAATTCAAGAAGCCTATTTACGTGCGGCACCGAAGCGTTTGGTTAAGAAATGGATTGAGTTGCATAAAAAGTGA
- a CDS encoding endonuclease/exonuclease/phosphatase family protein translates to MFKKSFIFTFILLLSMIPMFSYSSETHAAELPMFDGGNETAIKVMDYNIHHGEGTDDILDLKRIADIIKTSDADIIGLQEVDNHFSERSNFEDQVKWLANYLGMHYAYAANLDFDPLNEGEHRRQYGTAVLSKYPILSAENHLLTNIPYPENPTEQRGLAETVINVRGNHIHFYNTHLDNKRAEQRDLEIREILEIAKQNEGTSIIVGDFNATPESSEILKMTAQYKDVFAELGQNEDYTSYYYSDKPNRRIDYIFTSEDVKIGSGKVIDTIASDHLPVTAELIIKK, encoded by the coding sequence ATGTTTAAGAAATCATTTATTTTTACTTTTATTTTATTGCTGTCCATGATTCCTATGTTCTCGTACAGCAGTGAAACTCATGCCGCAGAACTACCAATGTTTGACGGAGGTAATGAGACTGCCATTAAAGTTATGGATTATAATATTCATCATGGAGAGGGCACAGATGACATTTTGGATTTGAAAAGAATTGCTGACATTATTAAAACATCGGATGCTGATATCATTGGTTTGCAAGAAGTAGATAATCATTTTTCCGAGCGCAGTAATTTCGAAGATCAAGTGAAATGGTTGGCAAATTACTTAGGAATGCATTATGCATATGCTGCAAATCTTGACTTTGATCCATTAAATGAAGGAGAACACCGTCGCCAATACGGAACGGCCGTATTAAGTAAATATCCTATCCTTTCTGCCGAAAATCATCTGCTCACTAATATTCCATATCCAGAGAACCCAACAGAGCAGCGCGGTCTTGCGGAAACTGTGATTAACGTGAGAGGAAATCATATTCACTTTTACAATACGCATCTTGACAATAAAAGAGCCGAACAGAGGGATCTAGAAATCAGGGAGATACTTGAGATTGCAAAACAAAATGAAGGAACAAGTATCATTGTAGGAGACTTCAATGCTACACCTGAAAGTTCAGAAATTCTAAAGATGACTGCACAATATAAAGACGTATTTGCTGAACTCGGTCAAAATGAGGACTATACCTCTTATTATTATTCAGATAAACCCAATCGTCGCATCGACTATATTTTTACTTCTGAAGATGTAAAAATTGGTAGCGGGAAAGTTATAGACACTATTGCATCTGACCATTTACCAGTTACTGCAGAGCTCATAATTAAAAAGTAA
- a CDS encoding DHA2 family efflux MFS transporter permease subunit — translation MKNQNESTQNGGTFGSRENFLLVMIMILGVFVAILNETLLNVALAKIMDDFGIEPSTAQWLTTGYLLVIGVLIPVTAYLIQRFTTRSLFLGAMGLFTLGTFVAAIAPGIEMLLIGRLLQAAGTGLLFPLLTNVVFSIVPIEKRGSAMGTIGIVITFAPAIGPTLSGIIVEHFSWRVLFYGVLPIALFVIIFAFLKLKNVTETTNPKIDPISLLLSTLGFGGIVYGFSSSGEGNGGWSSYEVLIPIAIGVVSLVLFTWRQLTISQPLLDLRTFKYNIFRISTLIMMIVMMAMFSAMMLLPIFLQNALGYSPLKAGLVMLPGGIVMGIMSPITGRLFDKFGAKWLALIGLGLIANTLWQFAFITLSTPYSTIMIFNTLLMLGISMVMMPIMTNALNELPPPLYPHGTAIISTLQQVAGAVGTALLVSIMTNSSTRFMENTLIKEDAATLQILAMISGMKSAFLLAFGLVAIAWIVSLFIKRAVPKEKSLKMKQGAAN, via the coding sequence TTGAAAAATCAAAACGAATCGACTCAAAACGGAGGGACATTCGGGAGCAGAGAAAACTTTTTGCTGGTCATGATTATGATTCTGGGTGTGTTTGTAGCCATTTTAAATGAAACGCTGCTTAACGTAGCCTTGGCAAAAATTATGGATGACTTCGGAATTGAGCCGAGTACCGCGCAGTGGCTGACTACTGGTTATCTCCTTGTTATAGGTGTACTTATACCGGTCACCGCTTATTTAATTCAGCGTTTCACGACAAGAAGCTTGTTCCTTGGAGCAATGGGATTGTTTACATTGGGGACATTTGTAGCGGCGATCGCACCAGGAATAGAAATGCTTTTAATCGGAAGGCTGCTTCAGGCAGCGGGTACCGGGCTGCTCTTTCCTTTACTAACCAATGTGGTATTCTCAATCGTTCCTATTGAAAAAAGGGGTTCGGCAATGGGGACAATTGGAATTGTCATTACGTTTGCTCCCGCGATTGGACCCACGCTATCAGGAATCATTGTTGAGCATTTCAGCTGGCGGGTTCTCTTTTACGGCGTTCTGCCAATCGCACTGTTTGTTATTATATTTGCATTTTTGAAGCTTAAAAACGTGACGGAAACAACTAATCCGAAGATTGATCCGATTTCGCTTCTGCTTTCAACCTTAGGATTCGGGGGGATTGTGTACGGATTCAGCAGTTCCGGTGAAGGAAATGGGGGTTGGTCGAGCTATGAAGTTCTAATCCCAATTGCAATCGGCGTTGTTTCTTTAGTCCTGTTTACTTGGAGGCAATTGACTATTTCACAGCCGCTGCTGGATTTAAGAACATTTAAATACAACATTTTTAGGATATCGACACTGATTATGATGATTGTCATGATGGCGATGTTTTCAGCGATGATGCTGCTGCCAATTTTTCTCCAGAATGCGTTAGGTTACAGTCCGTTGAAGGCAGGTTTGGTCATGTTGCCAGGTGGTATTGTCATGGGGATCATGTCACCAATTACAGGCCGATTATTTGATAAATTTGGTGCAAAGTGGCTTGCGCTTATCGGATTGGGGTTGATCGCGAATACTCTGTGGCAATTTGCCTTTATCACATTGTCAACCCCCTACAGCACGATTATGATTTTCAATACGCTATTAATGCTGGGGATTTCAATGGTCATGATGCCGATCATGACCAACGCTTTGAACGAACTGCCGCCTCCATTATATCCACACGGTACGGCTATTATCAGTACGCTTCAACAGGTTGCTGGCGCTGTCGGGACAGCATTGCTTGTATCTATCATGACCAATAGTTCTACTCGTTTTATGGAAAATACTCTGATTAAGGAAGACGCGGCTACATTACAAATTCTAGCGATGATTTCTGGAATGAAAAGCGCGTTCTTGCTTGCATTCGGACTAGTGGCCATCGCATGGATCGTTTCATTATTTATTAAACGGGCTGTGCCTAAAGAAAAGAGTTTGAAAATGAAGCAAGGTGCTGCGAACTGA
- a CDS encoding metalloregulator ArsR/SmtB family transcription factor yields the protein MIIQTVHSLSVPARLEILELLREGEMTSTEIASNFSISAPAVSQHLKVLESSGLVSVRKAGTKRYYRIRREGFTDLKKFIDQFWDDSLLRLKEAAEEEERKKHETEYGDS from the coding sequence ATGATCATTCAAACCGTACATTCGTTATCGGTACCGGCACGACTTGAGATTTTGGAGTTATTACGAGAGGGAGAGATGACATCGACGGAGATTGCTTCGAATTTCAGCATTTCGGCTCCGGCGGTCTCTCAGCATTTGAAAGTGCTTGAAAGTTCTGGCCTTGTAAGTGTAAGAAAGGCAGGAACGAAACGATATTATCGCATAAGAAGGGAAGGCTTTACTGATTTAAAAAAATTCATTGACCAGTTCTGGGATGACAGTTTGCTTCGTTTAAAGGAAGCAGCGGAAGAGGAGGAGAGAAAGAAGCATGAAACCGAATACGGAGACTCTTAG
- a CDS encoding SRPBCC domain-containing protein has product MKPNTETLRKEIYIECSPETLFSFFINPEKMVQWMGRQILLEPKIHGKYRIDIDGVNIALGEYKEIVPNEKVVMTWGWEGSDVMPPGSSTVEFILQREDKGTRLYLNHYDIPVEKVDSNNRGWTHYLERIKLLGEGKHIGVDPWSLKHTMKAEENGNDKNNS; this is encoded by the coding sequence ATGAAACCGAATACGGAGACTCTTAGGAAAGAAATTTATATTGAATGCAGCCCGGAAACTCTCTTTTCCTTTTTTATCAACCCGGAAAAAATGGTGCAATGGATGGGACGGCAAATTCTGCTCGAACCGAAGATTCATGGGAAATACAGAATTGATATTGATGGAGTGAATATTGCGTTAGGGGAATACAAGGAAATTGTTCCGAATGAGAAAGTGGTGATGACCTGGGGATGGGAAGGATCTGACGTGATGCCCCCAGGGTCGAGTACCGTCGAGTTTATCCTGCAGCGTGAGGATAAAGGGACTCGTCTTTATCTGAATCATTACGATATCCCGGTGGAGAAAGTGGATTCCAACAATCGCGGATGGACTCATTATTTAGAACGGATCAAGCTTTTAGGTGAAGGGAAACACATAGGCGTTGACCCTTGGTCGCTTAAACATACAATGAAAGCAGAGGAGAATGGAAATGACAAGAACAATTCATGA
- a CDS encoding SRPBCC domain-containing protein: MTRTIHEEVSFHTTPEKLYKALMDSAQFSEVTGGAPTEIQAEEGGMFSLFGGMITGRTIELVENERIVQAWRPGNWEPGVYSLVKFEMKAQGSDTLLTFEHIGFPEGQAEHLTNGWTENYWTPLKKYLSN; encoded by the coding sequence ATGACAAGAACAATTCATGAAGAGGTTAGCTTTCACACAACACCAGAGAAATTATACAAGGCACTAATGGATTCTGCCCAATTTTCGGAAGTTACCGGCGGAGCACCAACGGAGATTCAAGCAGAAGAGGGAGGCATGTTCTCGCTGTTCGGAGGAATGATTACAGGCAGAACGATTGAGCTTGTGGAAAATGAGCGAATCGTTCAAGCGTGGCGTCCTGGAAACTGGGAGCCTGGAGTCTATTCTTTAGTCAAATTCGAAATGAAAGCTCAAGGCTCTGACACACTGCTTACGTTTGAACACATCGGTTTTCCAGAAGGACAAGCCGAGCATTTAACGAATGGGTGGACAGAGAACTACTGGACGCCGCTTAAGAAGTATTTAAGTAACTAA
- a CDS encoding glycerophosphodiester phosphodiesterase translates to MKRKWVSALGALAIGIGFFTAGGGTAMAKEKHKDIVNVSHRGASGYAPEHTMTSYQMGDQMHGDYIEVDLQMTKDGKLIAMHDETLDRTTDGTGLVKDHTLEQIKQLDAGSWFNEKYPQYANLEYAGLKVPTLEEVFQKFGKNANYYIETKSPEVYPGMEKELLRLVNEYNINKNSLLVQSFSPLSLKTMNELDPSVKLVQLLSYKTNAVITDAEIAAIKQYAMGVGPNYTYLNQDYVQKVVDSGLEIHPYTVNDKETMKKLIDWGVTGMFTNFPDRLHEVMKGK, encoded by the coding sequence ATGAAAAGAAAATGGGTGTCGGCGCTTGGTGCACTGGCAATTGGAATCGGTTTTTTTACGGCAGGCGGAGGAACAGCTATGGCAAAGGAAAAACATAAGGACATCGTAAATGTGTCACACCGAGGTGCATCTGGATATGCCCCAGAACATACAATGACATCCTATCAAATGGGCGATCAAATGCACGGTGACTATATTGAAGTAGATTTGCAGATGACAAAGGACGGCAAGTTAATCGCCATGCACGATGAGACTTTAGACCGGACGACAGACGGGACGGGTCTTGTTAAAGATCACACACTAGAACAAATCAAGCAGCTGGATGCAGGCAGCTGGTTCAATGAAAAATACCCACAATATGCAAATCTGGAATATGCTGGATTAAAAGTGCCAACTCTTGAAGAGGTTTTTCAAAAGTTCGGAAAAAATGCAAACTATTATATCGAAACGAAATCACCTGAAGTTTATCCAGGTATGGAAAAAGAACTCTTGCGTCTGGTAAATGAATATAATATCAACAAAAATTCGCTTCTGGTACAGTCTTTTAGTCCTCTCAGCCTGAAAACAATGAATGAACTCGATCCATCGGTTAAGCTCGTTCAATTGCTTTCCTATAAAACCAATGCTGTTATTACTGATGCTGAAATTGCAGCCATCAAACAATATGCAATGGGAGTTGGTCCAAACTATACTTATTTAAACCAAGATTATGTACAAAAAGTGGTGGACAGCGGACTCGAAATACACCCATATACCGTAAATGACAAGGAAACGATGAAAAAGCTGATTGACTGGGGTGTAACAGGAATGTTTACTAACTTTCCAGACAGGCTGCATGAAGTGATGAAGGGAAAGTAG
- a CDS encoding DNA alkylation repair protein: MDFEMVMAELEALGNERIKKTYISNGAHEPLFGVATGKMKPLAKKIKKNQPLAEQLYATGNYDAMYFAGIIAVPMTMTEAVFERWMDAANFYMLSDYVVAVTLAETDFAQVVADKWIASGEELRMSAGWSCYCWLLGNQPDGEFSASKIASMLDQVENTIHNSPDRTKSAMNNFIYTVGISYLPLHDKAVETAKSVGPVEVRRGKKKSSILLASENIQKGIDRGLLGFKRKNVRC, from the coding sequence ATGGATTTTGAAATGGTTATGGCGGAACTGGAAGCGCTCGGCAATGAACGAATTAAAAAGACATACATAAGCAATGGTGCACACGAGCCGCTTTTTGGCGTGGCTACAGGCAAAATGAAGCCTCTCGCAAAGAAAATCAAGAAAAATCAGCCTTTGGCCGAGCAGCTTTACGCCACTGGGAACTACGATGCGATGTATTTTGCCGGCATCATTGCGGTCCCAATGACCATGACTGAGGCGGTTTTTGAGCGTTGGATGGATGCGGCGAATTTTTATATGCTGTCGGATTATGTGGTTGCAGTAACTTTGGCAGAAACCGATTTTGCGCAAGTTGTTGCCGATAAATGGATCGCAAGCGGTGAAGAACTTAGAATGTCGGCAGGCTGGAGCTGTTACTGCTGGCTTTTGGGTAATCAACCGGACGGAGAATTTAGCGCAAGCAAGATTGCCAGTATGCTTGATCAGGTGGAAAATACGATTCACAATTCTCCTGATCGAACAAAATCCGCTATGAATAATTTTATCTACACTGTTGGGATTTCATATTTGCCACTCCATGATAAAGCGGTTGAAACCGCAAAGTCAGTAGGCCCAGTCGAAGTCAGGCGGGGCAAGAAAAAAAGCAGTATCCTGCTTGCTTCCGAAAATATTCAAAAGGGTATAGATAGAGGGTTGCTTGGTTTCAAACGCAAAAATGTAAGGTGTTAG
- a CDS encoding isochorismatase family protein: MKQALIVIDAQQELIDGSEKENPVRKKDALLNNINLVIEKALALGIEIIFIRDLDVAEGKGIGFEVHSEIQVPPSAKIFDKKATNAFFGTPLLNELKENAIKHIVIMGCKSEHCIDTAVRMGTVNGFDVTLVGDGHSTTDSDVLTAEQIVNHHNKILHGHYNVDHFSVVRTTQEDLFQPIHDDHR; encoded by the coding sequence ATGAAACAAGCTTTGATCGTTATTGATGCTCAACAAGAACTAATAGATGGTAGCGAAAAAGAAAATCCAGTCCGAAAAAAAGATGCATTATTGAATAACATTAATCTCGTCATTGAAAAAGCTTTAGCACTAGGAATAGAGATTATTTTTATTAGAGATTTGGATGTTGCAGAGGGGAAAGGGATTGGATTTGAGGTTCATTCAGAGATTCAAGTTCCACCATCTGCCAAGATCTTTGATAAAAAAGCTACCAATGCGTTTTTTGGAACACCGCTCTTAAACGAATTAAAAGAAAATGCGATTAAGCATATCGTAATAATGGGGTGCAAATCAGAACATTGTATTGATACAGCTGTAAGAATGGGAACCGTTAATGGTTTTGATGTAACATTAGTTGGTGACGGACATTCTACAACAGATTCTGATGTTCTGACCGCTGAACAAATCGTAAATCATCATAATAAAATTTTGCATGGCCACTACAATGTTGACCATTTTTCTGTTGTTCGAACTACTCAAGAAGATTTGTTTCAACCAATACATGACGATCACCGGTAA
- a CDS encoding carboxymuconolactone decarboxylase family protein: MGLAISIVSRCDECICSHMEGCLNAGATIDEIMETLKTGVIGGSSNTYPNARFAMHTLEEFTAGSALSQEEKLKE; the protein is encoded by the coding sequence ATGGGATTAGCCATATCAATAGTCAGCCGCTGCGATGAATGCATTTGCTCTCACATGGAAGGCTGCTTAAATGCCGGGGCAACCATCGATGAAATCATGGAAACCCTCAAAACTGGTGTGATTGGTGGCAGCTCGAACACTTATCCCAACGCGAGGTTTGCCATGCATACTTTAGAAGAATTTACAGCGGGTAGTGCTCTTTCGCAGGAGGAGAAATTAAAAGAATAA
- a CDS encoding ABC transporter permease, which produces MKSKTGVLLGRLMRNIMRSPDTIITVAITPIMMLLLFVYVFGGAIETGTDNYVNYLLPGILLMAIASGVAYTSVRLFTDVKSGLMARFITMPIKRSSVLWAHVLTSLVSNALTVVVVILVALLMGFRSSADILDWLAVAGILGLFTLALTWLAVIPGLTAGSMEGATAYSYPLIFLPFISSAFVPTETMPKIVRAFAENQPVTSIVNAIRALLYEGSVGNGIWIALAWCVGIMVIAYFFASKVFKRQLG; this is translated from the coding sequence ATGAAAAGCAAAACAGGGGTATTACTAGGGCGTTTAATGCGCAACATCATGCGCAGCCCGGATACGATTATCACGGTGGCGATTACGCCGATTATGATGCTGCTGCTGTTTGTCTACGTATTTGGCGGCGCCATAGAGACAGGCACGGACAACTACGTCAATTATTTATTGCCGGGAATCTTGCTGATGGCTATCGCATCCGGCGTCGCTTACACTTCCGTGCGGCTGTTTACGGATGTAAAGAGCGGGCTGATGGCGCGTTTCATTACCATGCCCATCAAGCGCTCGTCGGTATTGTGGGCTCACGTGTTGACCTCGCTTGTTTCCAATGCGCTTACTGTCGTGGTGGTTATCCTCGTCGCGCTCTTGATGGGCTTCCGTTCCAGCGCTGATATCCTGGATTGGCTCGCGGTAGCTGGGATACTCGGGCTGTTTACGCTGGCGCTGACATGGCTGGCGGTCATTCCCGGATTGACAGCGGGGTCTATGGAAGGGGCAACAGCCTACTCGTACCCGCTGATTTTCCTGCCGTTCATCAGTTCGGCCTTTGTCCCCACCGAAACCATGCCTAAAATTGTCCGTGCGTTCGCTGAGAACCAGCCCGTGACTTCAATCGTGAATGCGATTCGTGCCCTCTTGTATGAAGGGTCTGTTGGCAACGGTATCTGGATCGCGCTTGCCTGGTGCGTCGGCATCATGGTCATCGCTTACTTCTTCGCCAGTAAAGTATTTAAACGCCAGTTAGGGTAA
- a CDS encoding ATP-binding cassette domain-containing protein: MSNAAISVKGLKKSFKDKEVLKGVDFEVRRGEIFALLGSNGAGKTTTVNILSTLMKADGGEVGICGFDVQRQPDHVRQSISLTGQFAALDGMLTGRENLMMIAKLRGVSNPAQVADNLLARFSLTDAANRRADKYSGGMKRRLDIAMSLIGTPAVIFLDEPTTGLDPEARIEVWDTVKELAGGGTTILLTTQYLEEAEQLADRIAILHGGKIITTGTLTELKKMFPPAKVEYIEKQPTLEEIFLAIIGKKEEM, translated from the coding sequence ATGAGCAATGCAGCGATTTCTGTAAAAGGGTTAAAAAAATCCTTTAAAGACAAGGAAGTCTTAAAGGGGGTGGATTTTGAGGTGCGGCGTGGCGAAATTTTCGCACTGCTGGGCTCAAATGGAGCGGGCAAGACGACAACGGTCAACATCCTCTCGACGCTGATGAAGGCCGATGGCGGCGAAGTAGGTATTTGCGGCTTTGACGTCCAGCGTCAACCGGATCATGTTCGCCAGAGCATCAGCCTGACAGGGCAGTTCGCAGCTTTAGACGGCATGCTCACCGGGCGGGAAAACCTGATGATGATCGCCAAGTTGCGGGGAGTTTCCAATCCCGCTCAAGTCGCCGACAATCTGCTTGCAAGATTCAGCCTGACCGATGCGGCCAACCGCCGGGCGGACAAATATTCCGGCGGGATGAAGCGCCGGCTTGACATCGCCATGAGCCTGATCGGGACGCCAGCAGTCATTTTTCTCGACGAACCGACGACAGGGCTTGACCCCGAAGCGCGGATTGAAGTCTGGGATACTGTCAAGGAGCTTGCCGGCGGCGGCACGACCATCTTGCTGACGACCCAGTACCTGGAGGAAGCCGAACAACTGGCGGACCGTATCGCCATCCTGCATGGCGGAAAAATAATCACGACCGGTACCCTTACCGAACTCAAGAAGATGTTCCCGCCAGCGAAAGTGGAGTACATCGAGAAGCAGCCGACATTGGAGGAAATTTTCCTCGCGATCATCGGCAAAAAGGAGGAGATGTAA
- a CDS encoding DUF1048 domain-containing protein → MMEMFKKMIGDKKEYKMMMARVEALPENYQFVFKKIQNYMWNFSAGSGMDMLHIQYELIELFEAGAAEGRQVLEITGDDVASFADELVANAKTYVAKYREDLNQSIMKRFGKNKFNR, encoded by the coding sequence ATGATGGAAATGTTCAAAAAAATGATTGGTGATAAAAAAGAGTACAAGATGATGATGGCACGGGTGGAAGCCCTGCCAGAGAACTACCAGTTTGTATTTAAGAAAATTCAAAACTACATGTGGAATTTCTCAGCGGGCAGCGGGATGGATATGCTGCACATTCAGTATGAATTAATCGAGTTGTTCGAAGCCGGTGCGGCGGAAGGCAGACAAGTGCTGGAAATCACTGGGGACGACGTGGCGTCCTTTGCCGACGAACTAGTGGCAAACGCTAAAACCTATGTCGCCAAGTATCGTGAAGATTTGAATCAGAGTATCATGAAGCGATTCGGAAAAAATAAATTCAATAGATAA
- a CDS encoding DUF1048 domain-containing protein, whose product MMEMFKKMIGDKKEYKMMMARVEALPEDYQFVFKKIQNYMWNFSAGSGMDMLHMQYELIELFEAGAAEGRQVLEITGDDVASFADELVANAKTYVAKYREDLNQSITKRLGKNNNR is encoded by the coding sequence ATGATGGAAATGTTCAAAAAAATGATTGGTGATAAAAAAGAATACAAGATGATGATGGCACGGGTTGAAGCCCTGCCAGAGGACTACCAGTTTGTATTTAAGAAAATTCAAAACTACATGTGGAATTTCTCAGCGGGCAGCGGGATGGATATGCTGCACATGCAGTATGAATTAATCGAGTTGTTCGAAGCCGGTGCGGCGGAAGGCAGACAAGTGCTGGAAATCACTGGGGACGACGTGGCGTCCTTTGCCGACGAACTAGTGGCAAACGCTAAAACCTATGTCGCCAAGTATCGTGAAGATTTGAATCAGAGTATCACGAAGCGATTGGGAAAAAATAACAATAGATAA